A genomic segment from Tessaracoccus defluvii encodes:
- a CDS encoding YciI family protein yields the protein MTYFAVQYRYVDDPVALDRERPRHRAFLSAHSPEAVVASGPLIGADTPGALLILRGETRESVAALLDTDPFWVAHLIQERTLTEWNPVIGILA from the coding sequence ATGACCTACTTCGCCGTCCAGTACCGCTACGTCGACGATCCCGTCGCCCTCGATCGCGAGCGGCCGCGACACCGTGCGTTCCTGAGCGCCCACTCCCCCGAGGCTGTGGTCGCGAGCGGCCCGCTCATCGGCGCAGACACTCCCGGCGCGCTCCTGATCCTGCGCGGCGAGACGAGGGAGAGCGTCGCCGCTCTGCTCGACACCGACCCCTTCTGGGTCGCCCACCTGATCCAGGAGCGCACCCTCACCGAGTGGAACCCGGTCATCGGGATCCTCGCCTAG
- the infA gene encoding translation initiation factor IF-1: MAKKEGALELEGTVVEALPNAMFRVELANGHKVLTTISGKMRQHYIRILPADRVVVELSPYDLTRGRIVYRHK, encoded by the coding sequence ATGGCGAAGAAAGAAGGAGCCCTCGAGCTTGAGGGCACCGTCGTCGAGGCGCTGCCCAACGCGATGTTCCGTGTGGAGCTTGCGAACGGTCACAAGGTGCTGACCACCATCAGCGGCAAGATGCGCCAGCACTACATCCGCATCCTGCCCGCCGACCGTGTCGTCGTGGAGTTGTCGCCCTACGACCTGACCCGTGGCCGCATCGTCTACCGTCACAAGTAG
- the rpmJ gene encoding 50S ribosomal protein L36, translated as MKVQPSVKKICDKCKVIRRHGRVMVICDNPRHKQRQG; from the coding sequence ATGAAGGTTCAGCCGAGCGTCAAGAAGATCTGCGACAAGTGCAAGGTCATCCGCCGGCACGGTCGTGTGATGGTGATCTGCGACAACCCTCGCCACAAGCAGCGGCAGGGCTGA